The genomic DNA ATTACGCCGGAAGAACGGAACCGGCTCCAAGCGGGGTTCAGCACGTTCATAATTATTTTGCAGTGACATCCTTCAACGCAGGACACACTCATAAAATTAGAGGGACGACAGGACCAGCGATCCCATTTCCTGGGGGTGGACACTACCATTACTTTGAAGGCCACACGACGGTAGACGGAAGCACGCCGCATCGGCATCACTACCGCGGGAATACGGGCAACGAGGAGGCCTGATGAGCTGAGATAGTCTGGTTGGGAAGAAGAATTCGACCGCAGCAACCAAAAAGCACCCCAGCGAAACTCTATTGGAATTCCCTTGTAGGGGAAGCGGCCAATGTTGGTTCGCAGGGTGCTATATTATTTTACAACTTTATTTTACAGATCGTCGAATCCGTTGTCGTCGCCGACCTTGCCATAGTTGCGGGATTTGGCTTCGAAGAAGTCCGTCTTCGTGGCGTTCAGCGCTTCGTCCGAGAACGGCTTGATCCATGGCATGCAGTTGACATCCACGCCTTCGTATGCTTTCTCAAGTCCCATCAGGCCCAGGCGCTTGTTGGCAATGTACTTGATGTAATCGGACAATTCGTTCAAGTCGATGCCGCGGACTTCCTTGAGCGTATAGTGCGCCCAGTTCGTCTCCAGCTCTACTGCCCGGTCGATCGTACGGTATACATAGTCGATGTTTTCCTTCGTATTTAGCTCCGGATAGTCGAGCAGCAGCTGTTTGAACACCTCAGCAAAGAAGTAGCAGTGCTGATTCTCGTCACGCTGGATGTAGGAAATCATCTGGCTCGTCCCCATCATCTTCTGATCGCGCGCCAGATTGTAGAAGAAGGCGAACGTACTGTAGAAGAAAATCCCTTCGAGAATGAGATCCGCTACGAGCGCTTCAAAGAATGTCTGCGGCGATTGCTCATTGCGGAAGTTCTGGTAAATTTCCGAGATGAACTTGTTCCGGTCCAGCAGCACGGGATCATGTTTCCAATATTCAAAAATCTCTTTCTGCTCCTGCTCCGATACGATCGAGGACAGCACGTAGGAGTACGATTGGTTATGCACGACCTCTTGCTGAGCAATAATGGCGGAAATCGCCTCAAGCGAAGAATCCGTGAAATAACGTTTTACGTCCCCAACGAACATCGTTTGCATCGAATCCAGAACCGCCAGCAGCGAAATATTGATTTTGAACGTGCGCTGCTCTTCGGGATCCAGTAGCGGAAATTGCTGTGCATCCTTGCTCATTGGAATCTCGTCCGCAATCCAGTGGTTGAGCAGCAGTACTTTGTACAGCTTGTACATATGCGGCATGCGGATGTCGTTCCAGTTCAGGATACCGGAGCACTCACCGTTAATGATGCGAGTTGATTTGTTCGGTGCCTCCGTGTTAAAAATCGTTTGCAGTTGCAATGATCTCATCTCCTCAAAGATTTGATGTTATTTTAAAAATGCACAATAGTAGTGGTAAGTTTGAGCCCCTAAGTTCCTCGTAGCAATCGCCCAGAGATCTACGAAGCTTTACCTTCACGCTCCGCACCAGCCCAAGCGAATCCCCGGAGGGGACAGCGCCCCCCAGCACGCAGCCTCACAACGAACCGCCCACAGCAGCAGTCTGCTCCAGATCTCATCGAAGCACTAACCTACAAGTAAGTCATCGAAGCATTACCCACAGGCCCTGCACCAGCCCAAGCGAATCCCCGCAGGGGACAGCGCCCCCCAGCACGCAGCCTCACAACGAACCTCCCACAGCAGCAGTCCGCTCCCATGCAGGAGCGCCACCGTTGAGCGGGCCCGTCAGGGCGGCAAGCGGCCCAGTTGCACGTACTACTCCGGGTGCGCTCGACAGCAGCAGTCCTCCGCAGCGTGTTTCCAGGTAACCCGGGTGCGCCTAAAGTAAGACGTACCCGAAGGGGGAAAAGCGTTCCACCCACCAGCCCATAGCGCCTTCCCGAAGGGAACAGCGAGCAGGAGCGCCTCTACAACTCCAACGTTACTCCCCTTTGCGGGAGTCCCGAGGGCAGCAGGCCCTGGGGGCCCTCCCTTACGACAAGGGAGGGTTTGGGTGGGTTGGGATCCCTTAACTGGCGCAGCTCTCACACTCTTCAATCGTCAGCGCGCGGCTGCGAACATAGTAAGTCGATTTCAAGCCGGCCTTCCAGGCATGCAGATGCAGATCCAGGAACTCCGTCGCCTTGATGTCCGGGCGCACGTACAGGTTGAAGCTTTGCGCTTGGTCGACGTGACGCTGGCGTGCTCCAGCCATATCGATCGACCAGTGCTGGTCAATCAGGAAAGCCGTTTTGTAGTACCAGATCGTCTTCTCGGACAGATCCGGCGCCGGGTTGGCGATTTTGTACGTCGTCTTCTCCTCGTAGGAGAGCAGTTCGTACAGCGGATCGATGCTCGCAGTAGAACCAGCGATGATCGAAGTCGAGCCGTTCGGCGCAATCGCGAACATCCAGGCGTTGCGCACGCCGTTCTTGCTGACTTCCTCCGCCAGCTCGCGCCATTGCTCGGTTGTTACGAACTTGCCTTCACGAGTGCCGTCGGTGTAATTCCGGTACGTGAAGTAGTTGCCGTTCTCCCAATCGGAGCCGGCGAACTTCGGATAGCGGCCTTTCTCTTTAGCTAGCTCCATACTGGATTTGACTAGCAGGTAGTTGATTTTTTCGTAGAGATCGTCGTTATATTTAACGGCTTCCTCGGATTCCCAGCGGATGCCTTCCAGAGCAAGCAAATGATGCAGCCCGAAGGTACCCAGCCCGATCGCCCGGTATTGGCTGTTCGTGTATTGAGCTTGCAGTACCTCAATGTTGTTGATGTCGATGACGTTATCGAGCATACGCGTCTGAATGGGTACGAGTCGATCCAATACGCCAGCTGGTATGGCACGGGCAAGGTGGATCGAGTTCAGGTTGCAGACGACGAAATCGCCAGGGATTTTGGAAACGACGATACGGGTTTGTCCGTCCTTCGTTACCAGCTCCTCTTGTTCTACAACGGTTGGCGACTGGTTCTGCATGATTTCCGTGCACAGGTTCGAAGAGTAGATCATGCCGTGCGCCCGGTTCGGGTTGGCGCGGTTAACCGTGTCTCTGTAGAACATGTACGGGGTGCCTGTCTCCAGCTGTGACTTCATGATCCGCTTCATAATATCGATTGCTGGCATTGTAATTCTCGACAGTGTCGGATGATTGACCGCTTCCTCGTATTTCTCACGGAACTCGCCGCTGCCAACCTCTTTGTCGTAGAAATCCTCCAGGCCTAGCGGACGGCCGTTTTCGTCTTTCCAGCCCATCGTTTTCTTCACTTCGTGCGGGCAGAACAGGTTCCATTCGCCGCGAGCCTCGACGGCTTCCATGAAGAGGTCAGGGAGGCAGACGCCGTGGAATACGTCATGCGCGCGCATCCGCTCATCGCCGTTGTTTAGCTTCAGGTCAAGGAAAGCAAGGATATCCTTGTGGAACACGTCCAGATATACCGCGATGGCTCCTTTGCGTGTGCCGAGCTGGTCTACGCTGACGGCGGTGTTGTTCAGCTGGCGAATCCACGGGATTACGCCGGAGCTGGTGTTCTTGTGGCCGCGAATGTCCGAGCCGCGGGCGCGAACCTTGCCGAGATAGACGCCGATGCCGCCGCCCATTTTGCTGAGGCGGGCCACGTCCGTATTAGAATCGAAAATGCCTTCCAGCGAGTCGTCCACCGTATCGATGAAGCAGCTGGACAGCTGTCCAGCGACTTTTTTACCGGCATTGGACATCGTCGGCGTAGCGGCGGTCATATAGATGTTGCTCATCGCCCAGTAAGCTTCTTTTACATAGTCCAGACGCTTGTCCGCAGGCTCTTGGTGCATGAGGTACATCGCGATGACCATGTAGCGTTCCTGAGGCAGCTCCATCGTGCGTCCGTCAAAATCAGTCGCCAGGTAGCGCTCGGCGAGCGTCAGCAGGCCGATATAATCGAACAGCAGGTCGCGGGTCGGGTCGATCAGCTCGCCCAGCTCATCGATTTGCTCTTTCGTATAGCAATCGAGCAATTCTTGGCGGTAGATGCCCGCTTTGACCAGCTCGGTAATGAGATGGTAGAACGAACCGTAGGGCTCTTCCGGATACGCTTTGTAACGGCGGTTGACCGCTGCTTTTTTGTATAAGGTCGTGAGCAGGGCGCGGGCTGCGGCAAACTTCCAGTCCGGTTCGTCCTTGGTAACGAGCTCTAGGGCGGACATCGTAAAGGCGCTGCTGATTTCCTCGCCGGTAACGACATCATGTCTCAGCTTAGCGGTAACGCCACGCAGCAGGCGCTCCTTGCTCAGTGTATATAATCCATCCAGAATACGATCGGCGTAAATGCCGAGACGGTCATTGTCGAACGCAAGCTGGCGGTTGTTGGGTTTCGTTACGAGTGAAGGCATATGAAAATTCCTCGCTTTCTTGAAATGGGTTATTCTATCTTCCAATTCATTGTCGAATCTTGGATGTTCAAATCTTTAATTCTTAAATTGCAAGTATTCGTCAAAAAAAAGTGGCGCTGCATATGCGGTCTCCAAAGATCTGCAGCTATACTCAAGCGATCCCTAGAAGAGCTTTGAACAACCACAATATGACTGGGCGCCGGTGACGTCAATAAAGTGAACACAAATCATAATTATACTAGAAAGGCAGTCAGCTAGAAAGAGAAAGTTGGACGCCATTCGACAATGCCGTGCTGGGCCAGGCTTGCAGGAATGTCAATCAGCCTCTGATTGGAGCTGCCGCGATAGAGCAGGGAGGGGTCCCGTAGCTCATCAACGTAGCGTCCGTCTACTAACACT from Paenibacillus woosongensis includes the following:
- a CDS encoding YmaF family protein, yielding MEIPVTGFVVHREDGSDSEHSHKLYITSWNGKPVHVHPFAGETSYDVGHRHHYAGRTEPAPSGVQHVHNYFAVTSFNAGHTHKIRGTTGPAIPFPGGGHYHYFEGHTTVDGSTPHRHHYRGNTGNEEA
- a CDS encoding ribonucleotide-diphosphate reductase subunit beta; this encodes MQLQTIFNTEAPNKSTRIINGECSGILNWNDIRMPHMYKLYKVLLLNHWIADEIPMSKDAQQFPLLDPEEQRTFKINISLLAVLDSMQTMFVGDVKRYFTDSSLEAISAIIAQQEVVHNQSYSYVLSSIVSEQEQKEIFEYWKHDPVLLDRNKFISEIYQNFRNEQSPQTFFEALVADLILEGIFFYSTFAFFYNLARDQKMMGTSQMISYIQRDENQHCYFFAEVFKQLLLDYPELNTKENIDYVYRTIDRAVELETNWAHYTLKEVRGIDLNELSDYIKYIANKRLGLMGLEKAYEGVDVNCMPWIKPFSDEALNATKTDFFEAKSRNYGKVGDDNGFDDL
- a CDS encoding ribonucleoside-diphosphate reductase subunit alpha, whose translation is MPSLVTKPNNRQLAFDNDRLGIYADRILDGLYTLSKERLLRGVTAKLRHDVVTGEEISSAFTMSALELVTKDEPDWKFAAARALLTTLYKKAAVNRRYKAYPEEPYGSFYHLITELVKAGIYRQELLDCYTKEQIDELGELIDPTRDLLFDYIGLLTLAERYLATDFDGRTMELPQERYMVIAMYLMHQEPADKRLDYVKEAYWAMSNIYMTAATPTMSNAGKKVAGQLSSCFIDTVDDSLEGIFDSNTDVARLSKMGGGIGVYLGKVRARGSDIRGHKNTSSGVIPWIRQLNNTAVSVDQLGTRKGAIAVYLDVFHKDILAFLDLKLNNGDERMRAHDVFHGVCLPDLFMEAVEARGEWNLFCPHEVKKTMGWKDENGRPLGLEDFYDKEVGSGEFREKYEEAVNHPTLSRITMPAIDIMKRIMKSQLETGTPYMFYRDTVNRANPNRAHGMIYSSNLCTEIMQNQSPTVVEQEELVTKDGQTRIVVSKIPGDFVVCNLNSIHLARAIPAGVLDRLVPIQTRMLDNVIDINNIEVLQAQYTNSQYRAIGLGTFGLHHLLALEGIRWESEEAVKYNDDLYEKINYLLVKSSMELAKEKGRYPKFAGSDWENGNYFTYRNYTDGTREGKFVTTEQWRELAEEVSKNGVRNAWMFAIAPNGSTSIIAGSTASIDPLYELLSYEEKTTYKIANPAPDLSEKTIWYYKTAFLIDQHWSIDMAGARQRHVDQAQSFNLYVRPDIKATEFLDLHLHAWKAGLKSTYYVRSRALTIEECESCAS